In one Rutidosis leptorrhynchoides isolate AG116_Rl617_1_P2 chromosome 8, CSIRO_AGI_Rlap_v1, whole genome shotgun sequence genomic region, the following are encoded:
- the LOC139862652 gene encoding FCS-Like Zinc finger 3-like, with the protein MSSDLLSYAGYEEPHFLEACTLCSKPLGYNTDIFMYRGNTPFCSQECRQEQIESDEARERRWKVSSKKSKECSKKSTTTVQTGTLVASN; encoded by the exons ATGAGTTCTGATTTGCTATCTTACGCCGGATACGAAGAACCCCATTTTCTTGAAGCTTGTACTCTTTGTTCTAAGCCACTTGGTTACAACACTGACATATTCATGTACAG AGGGAACACTCCATTTTGTAGCCAAGAATGTAGGCAAGAACAAATTGAGAGTGATGAAGCAAGAGAAAGGAGATGGAAAGTTTCATCTAAGAAATCAAAAGAGTGTTCCAAAAAATCTACAACAACTGTGCAAACTGGAACTCTTGTTGCTTCCAATTAG